From Chryseobacterium sp. IHB B 17019, one genomic window encodes:
- a CDS encoding T9SS type A sorting domain-containing protein, whose protein sequence is MKKFYSSAFFLCTFLSLSAQEVLWQKDIKSSTQDFLSQVTTTIDQQYLISGSSIQSKKLSTENKQNNGYDFHVVKLNQQGEEVWEKFFSGQNHDFLSATVNTQEGGFLLAGTSYSGKGLDKKDESKGGSDFWLIRLNEFGDELWQKTIGSASDEEARAVIQTTDFGFFVAGNVQNSAKGYGSKDVLIVKLDKNGGIASQIILGGKGLDEVEKMIPTKDGGALLGVYSRSGKAATNNLSSATSKQTENFGEGDYWIIKLNKDGKVEWEKNYGGKGDDHLRTLALTSTGFLIGGESRSERSGNKSVGIEEGTDLWLISLNGRGEEIWQKSYNFKNRDVLMGMSIITKSQDTRTRNQDITTGILLGGYTQAEGRIENEDETFWMLYVDQNGNKQWRKHVKGESRKKEERLSDIKLNRDGSIILAGTSAEELGKENWKIVKLGDKQIDQLIEKQDIKIYPNPVSDYTYVEIGFDFKEADILLYDMSGRQLQSLKTKNKVTKINTQPLIQGVYLITIKTDTNKTANAKLIKK, encoded by the coding sequence ATGAAAAAATTCTACTCCAGTGCATTTTTCTTATGCACATTCCTGAGTCTAAGTGCTCAGGAAGTTCTTTGGCAGAAAGATATCAAATCTTCGACACAGGATTTTCTAAGCCAGGTTACTACAACCATTGATCAGCAGTACCTGATCTCAGGAAGTTCCATACAATCAAAAAAACTTTCTACAGAAAACAAGCAGAACAACGGCTACGATTTCCATGTGGTTAAATTAAACCAGCAGGGAGAAGAAGTCTGGGAAAAATTCTTTTCGGGACAAAACCATGATTTTTTGTCAGCAACAGTCAATACTCAGGAAGGAGGATTTCTTTTAGCAGGAACTTCTTATTCAGGAAAAGGACTGGATAAAAAGGATGAGTCCAAAGGAGGTTCGGATTTCTGGCTTATAAGATTAAATGAATTCGGTGATGAATTATGGCAGAAAACCATTGGCTCAGCCTCGGACGAAGAAGCAAGAGCTGTAATTCAGACGACTGATTTCGGATTCTTTGTGGCAGGTAATGTTCAGAATTCGGCTAAAGGTTACGGCTCCAAAGATGTTTTGATTGTAAAACTGGATAAAAACGGAGGCATAGCCTCTCAAATTATATTAGGTGGAAAAGGACTTGATGAAGTAGAGAAAATGATCCCTACCAAAGATGGCGGGGCTTTATTGGGAGTGTATTCACGCAGTGGAAAAGCTGCAACCAACAACCTTTCATCTGCAACCTCAAAACAAACTGAAAACTTCGGTGAAGGAGATTACTGGATTATTAAGCTTAATAAAGACGGAAAGGTAGAATGGGAAAAGAACTATGGAGGAAAAGGTGATGATCATCTAAGAACACTCGCTTTAACATCAACTGGCTTTTTAATTGGAGGAGAATCAAGATCGGAAAGGTCAGGCAATAAATCTGTAGGAATAGAAGAAGGCACAGATTTATGGCTGATTTCTCTTAATGGAAGAGGAGAAGAAATCTGGCAGAAATCTTATAATTTCAAGAACAGGGATGTTCTGATGGGAATGAGTATTATTACAAAGAGCCAGGATACAAGAACCAGGAATCAAGATATTACCACAGGAATATTGCTTGGCGGTTACACCCAGGCAGAGGGAAGAATTGAGAATGAAGATGAAACGTTTTGGATGCTCTATGTAGACCAGAATGGAAATAAGCAGTGGAGAAAGCATGTGAAGGGAGAATCCAGAAAAAAGGAGGAAAGGTTATCTGATATTAAATTAAACAGAGATGGTTCCATTATTCTGGCAGGAACCAGTGCAGAAGAGCTTGGGAAAGAAAACTGGAAGATTGTAAAGCTGGGAGATAAGCAGATTGATCAGTTAATAGAAAAACAAGATATTAAGATTTATCCGAATCCTGTATCGGATTATACGTATGTTGAAATTGGTTTTGATTTTAAAGAAGCTGATATTTTGTTGTATGATATGTCTGGAAGACAGTTGCAAAGTTTGAAAACCAAGAACAAGGTAACGAAGATCAATACCCAGCCTTTAATCCAGGGAGTTTATCTGATTACTATAAAAACTGATACGAATAAAACTGCTAACGCGAAACTGATTAAGAAATAA